A genome region from Arachis duranensis cultivar V14167 chromosome 6, aradu.V14167.gnm2.J7QH, whole genome shotgun sequence includes the following:
- the LOC107495158 gene encoding auxin-responsive protein SAUR36-like: MQPQITLHYFQNQKEIHQKPTMSMDPRKSNKIREIVRLQQILKKWRRIASNNTNNNNNNHDDHRRTTANTGTTTSKSIKFLKRTLSLSERDVAQTANNNTVVPKGYLAICVGEELKRFVIPTVYLGHQAFQILLREAEEEFGFQQTGVLRIPCEVSVFESILKMVEGKNNGRNNNQKEKVSTTTANQECRLNAEEIMSCCSSSSDNQLAYSHHPQSPLCR, encoded by the coding sequence ATGCAACCCCAAATCACTCTTCACtactttcaaaatcaaaaagaaattcACCAAAAACCAACCATGTCCATGGATCCAAGGAAATCAAACAAGATCAGAGAAATCGTTAGGCTTCAACAGATCCTCAAGAAATGGAGAAGGATAGCAAGCAATaacaccaacaacaacaacaacaaccacgaCGACCACCGGAGAACCACCGCCAACACCGGCACTACTACGAGCAAAAGTATAAAGTTTCTAAAGAGAACGCTCTCGCTATCGGAACGTGACGTGGCGCAGACCGCGAATAACAACACGGTGGTTCCGAAAGGTTACTTAGCCATTTGTGTTGGTGAAGAGCTTAAACGGTTCGTAATTCCAACCGTTTATTTGGGGCACCAAGCCTTCCAGATTCTTCTGAGAGAAGCAGAGGAAGAATTTGGGTTCCAACAAACCGGTGTTCTTAGGATCCCTTGTGAAGTCTCGGTTTTTGAGAGTATATTGAAAATGGTTGAAGGAAAGAATAATGGTAGAAATAATAATCAGAAGGAAAAGGTTTCAACTACTACTGCAAATCAAGAGTGCAGGCTTAATGCTGAAGAGATTATGAGCtgttgttcttcttcctctgataaTCAACTTGCTTATTCTCACCATCCTCAGAGTCCTTTGTGCAGATAG